A part of Homoserinibacter sp. YIM 151385 genomic DNA contains:
- the truB gene encoding tRNA pseudouridine(55) synthase TruB, producing MDAPAPSGIVLVDKPGGMTSHDVVGRLRRAAGTRKVGHAGTLDPMATGLLLLGIESSTRLLTYLVGLDKTYTATIRLGERSSTDDADGEVEPVADAEGVGLDAVDAGIARLSGPIEQVPSTYSAIKVGGRRAYDRARSGEEVELTPRPVVIREFARLAERREPGRLDLDVRVSCTSGTYIRALARDLGEGLGVGGHLTALRRTAVGPFRIEDAAPLGDGVLDGLLAPAAVASELFPSAVLDDAQLRDLAHGKRVELDAPDAEVLAALAPDGRLAGLVRVRDGRLRVLVNMPTGEVLA from the coding sequence ATGGACGCCCCGGCCCCGAGCGGCATCGTGCTCGTCGACAAGCCGGGCGGGATGACGAGCCACGACGTCGTCGGCCGGCTCCGCCGCGCGGCGGGCACCCGCAAGGTCGGCCACGCGGGCACGCTCGACCCGATGGCGACGGGGCTCCTCCTGCTCGGCATCGAGAGCTCGACCCGGCTCCTCACCTACCTCGTGGGCCTCGACAAGACCTACACCGCGACGATCCGGCTGGGCGAGCGCTCGAGCACGGACGACGCCGACGGCGAGGTGGAGCCGGTCGCGGATGCCGAGGGCGTGGGTCTCGACGCGGTGGATGCCGGGATCGCGCGGCTGAGCGGCCCCATCGAGCAGGTGCCGAGCACCTACAGCGCGATCAAGGTCGGCGGCCGCCGCGCCTACGACCGCGCGCGATCGGGCGAGGAGGTCGAGCTGACGCCGCGCCCTGTCGTGATCCGCGAGTTCGCGCGGCTCGCCGAGCGCCGGGAGCCGGGGCGCCTCGATCTCGACGTCCGGGTGTCGTGCACGAGCGGCACCTACATCCGCGCCCTTGCACGAGACCTCGGCGAGGGGCTCGGCGTCGGGGGGCATCTCACGGCGCTGCGGCGCACGGCGGTCGGCCCGTTCCGCATCGAGGATGCCGCGCCGCTCGGCGACGGCGTGCTCGACGGCCTCCTCGCGCCGGCGGCCGTGGCCTCCGAGCTGTTCCCGAGCGCCGTGCTCGACGACGCGCAGCTGCGCGATCTCGCGCACGGCAAGCGGGTCGAGCTCGACGCGCCCGACGCGGAGGTGCTCGCGGCGCTCGCACCCGACGGCCGCCTCGCGGGGCTGGTGCGCGTGCGGGACGGCCGCCTCCGCGTGCTCGTCAACATGCCGACGGGCGAGGTGCTCGCGTGA